Proteins encoded together in one Deinococcus irradiatisoli window:
- a CDS encoding pyridoxal phosphate-dependent aminotransferase has translation MTSTSPSRPALSGVREAVRRTPAYPFTPIDAPIKLDQNESAQDLPPQLRALALERLAQQDWNRYPDLHADTLRRKIAAYEGWDPAGVVVTPGSNVLIKLLTELSGLGQTFLTVKPTFSVYTLEASLLGANTVQVPLNPDFSLPVAGLVEALKTEGPGLLFVTQPHAPTGHLDAEADVKAVLDAAGEGWVAVLDEAYYQFSGSDGRALIREQPNRISLRTFSKAWGLAGLRLGYALTSPELAENLQKVVSAFNVNILTQTVAEVALEHPEYVRERAEQTVRERERVLSALQDHPVYTALPSRANFFLLKTPDADAAYQHLLARGVLVRRQDKLPMLSGCLRVSIGAPQENDVLLAALGEVS, from the coding sequence ATGACTTCGACCTCGCCTTCCCGCCCGGCCCTGTCCGGGGTGCGCGAAGCGGTGCGCCGCACCCCGGCCTACCCGTTCACGCCCATCGACGCACCGATCAAGCTCGACCAGAACGAAAGCGCCCAGGACCTGCCGCCGCAGCTGCGTGCCCTGGCCCTGGAGCGCCTCGCCCAGCAGGACTGGAACCGCTATCCCGATTTGCACGCCGATACCCTGCGCCGCAAGATCGCCGCCTACGAGGGCTGGGACCCGGCCGGCGTGGTGGTCACGCCCGGCAGCAACGTGCTGATCAAGCTGCTCACCGAACTCTCGGGCCTGGGACAGACGTTCCTGACGGTCAAGCCGACCTTCTCGGTGTACACCCTGGAAGCCAGCCTGCTCGGCGCCAACACGGTCCAGGTGCCGCTGAATCCCGACTTCTCGCTGCCGGTGGCCGGACTCGTCGAGGCCCTGAAGACGGAGGGGCCGGGCCTGCTGTTCGTAACCCAGCCGCACGCCCCCACCGGCCACCTCGACGCCGAGGCCGACGTGAAGGCGGTGCTGGACGCGGCGGGCGAGGGCTGGGTGGCGGTGCTCGACGAAGCGTATTACCAGTTTTCTGGCAGTGACGGCCGCGCCCTGATCCGCGAGCAGCCCAACCGCATCTCGCTGCGGACCTTCAGCAAGGCCTGGGGCCTGGCCGGGTTGCGGCTGGGCTACGCCCTGACCTCGCCGGAACTGGCCGAGAACCTGCAGAAGGTGGTCAGCGCCTTCAACGTCAACATCCTGACCCAGACGGTGGCGGAAGTGGCCCTGGAGCACCCGGAGTACGTGCGGGAGCGCGCCGAACAGACGGTGCGCGAGCGCGAGCGGGTGCTCTCGGCCCTTCAGGACCATCCGGTGTACACCGCCCTGCCGTCGCGGGCCAATTTCTTTTTGCTGAAGACCCCCGACGCCGACGCCGCCTACCAGCACCTGCTGGCGCGCGGGGTGCTGGTGCGCCGCCAGGACAAGTTGCCGATGCTGTCCGGCTGCCTACGCGTGAGTATCGGCGCGCCGCAGGAAAACGACGTGCTGCTCGCCGCGCTCGGCGAAGTGAGCTGA
- a CDS encoding response regulator transcription factor, whose product MIRVLLADDHALFRQGLRSLLESEGMRVIGEAANGREAIRYAAETHPDVILMDIQMPELDGVKATQNILEIDAGARVIIITMYRQDRYVFEAVKAGARGYVLKDADAATLIDAIRRVAGGEALLDPDMAQNVLDDFRDKREVLPSGKHADLNERETMILKLLAQGFSNQDIALRLDISEKTVRNRLSEIFTKLQLNNRTQAALYAIREGIANLE is encoded by the coding sequence ATGATTCGTGTGCTGCTTGCCGATGACCACGCCCTGTTTCGCCAGGGACTCCGAAGCCTGCTGGAAAGCGAGGGGATGCGGGTCATCGGCGAGGCCGCCAATGGCCGCGAAGCGATTCGCTACGCCGCCGAGACCCACCCCGACGTGATCCTGATGGACATCCAGATGCCGGAACTCGACGGGGTGAAGGCCACCCAGAACATCCTGGAAATCGACGCGGGGGCACGCGTCATCATCATCACCATGTACCGCCAGGACCGCTACGTGTTCGAGGCGGTCAAGGCCGGGGCGCGCGGCTACGTGCTCAAGGACGCCGACGCGGCCACCCTGATCGACGCGATCCGGCGGGTGGCCGGCGGCGAGGCGCTGCTCGACCCCGACATGGCCCAGAACGTCCTCGACGATTTCCGCGACAAGCGCGAGGTGCTGCCCAGTGGCAAGCACGCCGACCTCAACGAGCGCGAGACGATGATTCTCAAGTTGCTCGCCCAGGGCTTTTCCAACCAGGACATCGCCCTGCGGCTGGACATCTCCGAGAAGACGGTGCGCAACCGCCTGTCGGAGATTTTCACCAAGCTGCAGCTCAACAACCGCACCCAGGCGGCCCTCTACGCCATCCGCGAAGGCATCGCCAACCTTGAGTAG
- a CDS encoding serine hydrolase — translation MTPEERGLAFAAQLRDLGHPGEVGLYVCALDGTVLTTLNAEQVFPAASTIKVPLLLLALERAQAGTLDLAERLTVHSGDRVGGAGVLHELGAGLQPSLQDLLTLMIIVSDNTATNMVIERLGVEAVNAWLAAGGYEHTHLVGKLQLPPEQHNAAQRRGERNRTTAGEQVRLLLDLWRGAALDETHRALALSILGRQQYRDILARRWPLDADGAPLYAAHTKSGELVGVHHDVGLLMLPRPLCVALLSRGGTDRAGHPVNRDAIALSDTLFPLLAALGGLYERKNGDI, via the coding sequence ATGACGCCCGAGGAACGCGGCCTGGCGTTCGCGGCCCAGCTGCGCGACCTCGGCCATCCCGGCGAGGTGGGGCTGTACGTCTGTGCCCTGGACGGCACCGTGCTGACGACCCTCAACGCCGAACAGGTCTTTCCGGCGGCCAGCACCATCAAGGTGCCGCTGCTGCTGCTGGCCCTGGAACGGGCGCAGGCCGGAACCCTCGACCTCGCCGAGCGCCTGACCGTGCACAGCGGGGACCGGGTGGGCGGCGCCGGGGTGCTGCACGAGCTCGGCGCGGGCCTGCAACCCAGCCTCCAGGACCTGCTCACCCTGATGATCATCGTCAGCGACAACACCGCCACCAACATGGTGATCGAGCGGCTGGGCGTGGAAGCGGTCAACGCTTGGCTCGCGGCAGGCGGCTATGAGCACACCCACCTGGTGGGCAAGCTGCAGCTGCCGCCCGAACAGCACAACGCCGCCCAGCGCCGGGGCGAGCGCAACCGCACCACCGCCGGCGAGCAGGTGCGCCTGCTGCTGGACCTGTGGCGCGGTGCGGCGCTGGACGAAACGCACCGGGCGCTGGCGCTCTCGATCCTGGGGCGGCAGCAGTACCGCGACATCCTGGCCCGCCGGTGGCCGCTGGACGCGGATGGCGCGCCGCTGTATGCCGCCCACACCAAGAGCGGCGAACTCGTCGGCGTTCACCACGACGTGGGCCTGCTGATGCTGCCGCGCCCACTGTGCGTGGCCCTGCTCAGCCGGGGCGGCACCGACCGCGCCGGCCACCCGGTCAACCGCGACGCGATTGCGCTCTCCGATACTCTTTTCCCTCTCCTGGCCGCACTCGGCGGCCTTTATGAGCGTAAAAACGGGGACATTTAG
- a CDS encoding c-type cytochrome codes for MERNDAVMPSVAIVIAAILWIILLFLFNKDTAPEPVKLDPALAAAAAKEWPTLGKQIFEQGKPAAGATACAGCHGLNGQGGVGPKLAGDQTILQDPVLVHTRVIKGKGAMPAFEGSLKDNEVYAVVNYVLNSWGNKADLVTPATVAAAASTVSPELLKNRSRFVPEEIKLPEITIVTFMLLCLTYGIIGLYSVWAEGERLHPGIHKTRSSPLSMLAMLATLLGIMVFGVLFARQILMDLHGWSADPIVKPDVTSEGFYSAMVVILLGVAAGLYKKYFMDSEVLIEDSSGEFPW; via the coding sequence GTGGAACGGAACGACGCAGTGATGCCCTCGGTCGCGATTGTGATCGCGGCGATTTTGTGGATTATTCTTCTGTTTTTGTTCAACAAAGATACTGCTCCGGAGCCGGTCAAGCTCGATCCGGCGCTGGCCGCCGCTGCCGCCAAGGAGTGGCCGACGCTGGGCAAGCAGATTTTTGAACAGGGCAAACCTGCCGCCGGGGCCACCGCCTGCGCCGGCTGTCACGGCCTGAACGGTCAGGGCGGCGTGGGGCCCAAGCTGGCCGGCGACCAGACCATCCTGCAAGACCCGGTGCTGGTGCACACCCGCGTGATCAAGGGCAAGGGCGCCATGCCGGCCTTCGAGGGCAGCCTCAAGGACAACGAAGTGTACGCCGTGGTCAACTACGTGCTCAATTCGTGGGGCAACAAGGCCGATCTGGTGACGCCCGCCACCGTGGCCGCCGCCGCCAGCACCGTCAGCCCGGAGCTGCTCAAGAACCGCTCGCGCTTCGTGCCGGAAGAAATCAAGCTGCCGGAAATCACCATCGTGACCTTCATGCTGCTGTGCCTCACCTACGGCATCATCGGGCTCTACAGCGTCTGGGCCGAGGGCGAGCGGCTGCACCCCGGCATCCACAAGACCCGCAGCAGCCCGCTGTCGATGCTGGCGATGCTCGCCACCCTGCTGGGCATCATGGTGTTCGGCGTGCTGTTCGCCCGCCAGATCTTGATGGACCTGCACGGCTGGTCCGCCGACCCGATCGTCAAACCCGACGTGACGTCCGAAGGCTTCTACTCGGCGATGGTCGTGATTTTGCTGGGCGTGGCGGCGGGCCTGTACAAGAAGTACTTCATGGACAGCGAAGTGCTGATCGAGGATTCCAGCGGTGAGTTCCCGTGGTAA
- a CDS encoding Rieske 2Fe-2S domain-containing protein, whose amino-acid sequence MTKYRRADPEISRRKFINVALGTAGAVGGLGLVTALAGVRPPNRITFSKLPAVGGDTLVHAEGDQSGQPIKVADLSDKITRAWPQGKDKNGNVVIKKDEPNNLLIVYKFAPDQLVAPTNLQATQQGVVAYSGICQHLGCQVGDNASKPETILCPCHSGAYDPRAGCKVIGGPPPKPLPQLPIKLDGEGVTATGPLEAPYFGLTESDWKALLEEAKTL is encoded by the coding sequence ATGACCAAATACAGACGAGCAGATCCTGAAATCAGCCGGCGCAAGTTCATCAACGTGGCGCTCGGCACCGCCGGCGCGGTGGGCGGGCTGGGGCTGGTGACGGCCCTGGCCGGCGTGCGCCCGCCCAACCGCATCACCTTTTCCAAGTTGCCGGCCGTCGGCGGCGACACCCTGGTTCACGCCGAGGGTGACCAGAGTGGCCAGCCGATCAAGGTGGCCGACCTCAGTGACAAGATCACCCGCGCCTGGCCCCAGGGCAAGGACAAGAACGGCAACGTGGTGATCAAGAAAGACGAGCCCAACAACCTCCTGATCGTCTACAAGTTCGCTCCCGACCAGCTGGTGGCGCCGACCAACCTGCAGGCCACCCAGCAGGGCGTGGTGGCCTACAGCGGCATCTGCCAGCACCTCGGCTGTCAGGTGGGCGACAACGCCTCCAAACCCGAGACCATCCTGTGCCCCTGCCACTCCGGCGCCTATGATCCGCGCGCCGGCTGCAAAGTCATCGGCGGGCCACCCCCCAAACCGCTGCCGCAGTTGCCGATCAAGCTCGACGGCGAGGGCGTGACGGCGACCGGACCACTGGAAGCGCCGTATTTCGGTTTGACCGAGAGCGATTGGAAAGCCCTGCTTGAGGAGGCGAAGACACTATGA